A region of the Candidatus Aenigmatarchaeota archaeon genome:
TTTAAGTTTGTTGAGTGTGAATATTGTTATTTCTCCAGGATTCATATATTTCTTGAAATCTATCTTGGCATTTGGGTCAGTGACTTCATATATCATACCTTTGTATGACTTTGCATCACTTATTTTCATCCCAAACTTTCCATAAAATTTCAACAAATCATCATCCTTGCAAGGTCTTACAAACCCTGTCCATTGGGCTGTTGGGTCAAAAACAACTACTGGTATCTTTTTCTCGAGAAGTTCTTCAACTATTATCATTGCTGATACTGATTTTCCGGAGCCGGTTGCCCCAGCTGTTAATATATGTGTCCTTATCTCATTCATCTCTAAAGTGGCCTTTTCATTGGTTTCTGCAATTTCTCCTATCCACAATTCTCCTTTTGGAAGACTTTTGGGATCGACTGGAAATATGTATCTAAGCTTTGATGACTTCCACCTCTTGTAGATTTTTCTTGAATAATATCCTAATATTATCAAGAAGGCTAATATTGAAAATATCACTAGGATTTTCATCTTATCCCGTGTCAAAAATGGCTTTACAACCTTTAAACTGTCTGCAGAAGATATTTTCTGACCCCTGAATTGTATTTCAACTTGGAAAGAATAATCACCAGGTTTGGTTTCAGGTCTTATATAAACACTTTTTAATATTGGTAGGGAGGCCTCAATAGTTTTTTCTTCACTCTCATTGAAGATCACATTGCCAGTTTCAGTTTCTTTTATCAGATAGTTGATGGTTATATTTGCCTTTCTAATACCTAGATTATATACAAGTATGTGGAATACGGCTGTGCTATTGGGTGTGACTCTTTTTGTTAGTGATTCCACTACAACATCCAGATATAATCCACCAGGGCTTGGAACAATTATTTTTATTGGTATTCTCTTTGTATAGCCAGCGCCAGTTAAAACAATTTCTCCTAGGTAAGACCCAGGATCAGTGGAAGATGGTACATAAACGTATATTGGTATCAACCTTTCCTCATTTAAACCAAGTTCTACCTGTTTTTGTTCCAATGACACTAAATAGAAAGCCTGACCGCTTGTGTAAATTGAAACACTGATATTAGTGCTGTGTTTGTTTCTTATCCATAATCCATATATTGAGGATGATCCAATCTCGATTTCAGCTTCTGTGAGGTTTGTATCGGCTGAGAAGGGTGGTTCTGGATTTCCGCAATCCTTTGGGCAATTGTATACATTTTCACCTAATTCACAGATCCCATTTCCACATCTTGAGGAACTTCCGCCCCCACCTCCTCCACCTCCAGCCCCTCCACCTCCAGTTCCTCCTTGACTTCCCCCACATGTTGGACAATCTTCGGCAACAACAAAGGCAGACAATGAGGAAATATTTGCAGATATTGTGTTTGAAGTTATGTTGACATAAGAGGTTAGTTGTTCCCAAGAGCCATAACATCCTGTTCTGTTTTCAAATTCCCAGTTAGAACATCTGTATATCCTTAGGGCAGGCTTACTTAGGTCAGGATATTTATTCACTTCATTTGTGAAGTTGAGTGTTATTGTTGAATTATCAAAAACAAGATTGCTGTCAATTGCAAGGGCTATCAATGGATTTTTTGTTGTTGGTTGAAGCGTAACATCATTTACGGATACATTATCAAACAAGAGGGGGTTTGTGATGTTTGTTGCATTTTCACCAAATTGATTTAAAAGAGATGAAGTGATATTCACATTCCTAAACAAAATCTGATGGTTCAATACCTGAACGAGTATATCGGCATTTGTCTTGAAAACTGAGAAGTTATATATTTCTGGGGATGAAGAGTGATTTAAAACTTCAAGAGTTTTACTTGTTCCAACCCTATAGAATGTGAATTTAACTGTCAGGTTCTTTTTATCAAGATCATTATTTTTAGTGCTCCCCCAGAAGAATATTTTTGGATATACATCAAACCATCCAGTGGTGTTGTTAACTAAGCCGCTTGTATCATTTGCGTATATTACATAATCGTACATGCCTGATGAGACATTTACTATAGTTGCATTCCACGAACCACTTAAAGTGTTTGTGCTTGTATTTAAAAGATAGTAAGTTATGTTTGTTGAATTTGGATATGTGATGTTTACCCAGACATGGCTAACACCAAACCAGTCTGTCACATTTGCTTCTATTGTCACATTCATACCGGGCTCAACAGAAGTTGCATGGACACCCGAAAAAGAGGGAGGTTCAAGGTCTTCTTCTCTTATTATCATCCACGATTCACTTTCATTTACGGAGACGTTGTAATAAAGTGTTGAGTTGTTTGTTATGTTGCACCTTATTGTATGGTTACCATCGGTAACAGATGTTATATTCCACCTAAATGTAGCATATCCAGTTGAATTGGTTCTGTTTGTTCCAAGAAAATTTGAGCCATCAAAGAAACTCACAGGATAATTTGAAATTCCGGATGTTGTTGAGTTATCCCTTACCATACAAACCAAGTTTGTATAAGTTGGCCCACCTCTGTTTGTTATATTTCCAGCTATGGGACTTGTAACATTAACGATTGCCCAACCATAAACAAGTATTCTTAGATAATCTTTTCCCTGGAAATACATTTCTCCGGATGCATTAGCCGTTACTATTTTTAATCCAGGGTCACAGTTTGATTCAATGTTCCATGTTGTATTTCCACCAGTTACAAATGGATTTGAAGAAGGGCAAGTTCCATATTTTTCCATATACCACCCAATGTTATATTCATCTTGTGAAGGATAGCCGCATAAATCTTTTACAGTTGAATTGAGGCTCAAAATACCATCCTTATAAAATATTGTGTTGTTTGCTGGATAGGTTATTGTTATGTTTAACCTATCCTTTAAAATTACTGAGGTGTTGTCGTTTGAGTCAACTATGTAATAATAGTCATATAGTGTTCCAGAAAGAGAGACATTTATTGAATAAACTCCAGTAGAGTTTGAACAGGAAGTTATCCATGGATAGTAACAATAACCACTTGAGTTTGTTTGGTAAGGATTCCCTGGCACCTCAGTATCATTTATATAAAAAATACAATCATATCCAGACACTTGAACCAACTCATTGTTTTCATCGTACATACCACCCATTACATAAGTGGTTGTCAATCTGGTTATATTACTCCCTTTTATTGAAGGATGAAAACTTATTGAAATTGGTACATGAACCTTTACATTGAATTCTGATGAGTTTGTGGATTGATACAATTCATCTTCATCCACACCACCAATCCACTTCTGTTGACCTGCCTTAAAAGTTGGGTCTGGATCGAATGTTATATTGCAATGACCAGTTGAATTAGTGGTTGTTTTATTTACCAAATAAAATGTAATACCATCTTTTGTGACCCAGAAACTACAATTAACACCTCCCCCTACATAAGATTCAATTGATATGTCATTTACCCTAATAACAAATGATGTATAATTACTACCGGTTCTATTTACATTTGAGTTGTGGCCTGAAATGTATTCTATTTCTACTTGATGTTTAGTTACATTGAATTCTCTTGAACTGGTGTTCTGCCATATGTGAAGTGGTTCTCCAGTCGTATTGTTGAAGTCCCTGTATTCAAATTTATATATATTCCTTCCAACCCATGTGTAATCTGATGGGCTTTCAAACCAAACACTTCCATTAGTGCTGACATTCTTAGTTCCAATTCTTACCCATGAATCATTCCTCTGAAAATATATCAATAGAGAGATTGTTACATTGTCTTTCTCAAAATCACCAACATCAACTGAGAAGTTAAATGCACTTCCCCATATACTTGAGGTTGAGTTGACCTGAATATTTTTTAAGTCTGGCGGGTAATTACTTGATCCCTGTATTTTATATTCTCTAGATGATGAATGTGGTTGGACCCACTTGAAAAAATCAAATATACCATTGCCATTTGTATCCTTTTTACAAACATAAAAATTGTCAGAATCTATTGTCAATTTTGTGTATGTTGGATTTTCAGTGTCACAATCATCACTTCCAGTTGATGGTGTTATATCATGATATATCCCATTTTCATACCAATCAACCAATAGCATCTCATCAGATGTGACATAAGACTCATCTAAGGTTGCATTTGCTGTTATATTTATGAATGTTGTCTCATCAACAGTATAGATTGTCATATTTTTTATCCAGACACCAGTTCCATTGACATGTCCACCTGTTGTATTTATATAAGCTGGCGTGGAGATGGACATTGAATCGTACCAAAATCTTTGGGGGGGAGGGAGAGAGCCAACAGAAGATAAATTGTATGAAGATTCTGATATATTACAAACTTTAAACCCATTTAATGTTGTTATTTGATAGGATGAGTCATTGAAATCACACAAGTTGTTTGATTCATCTTCAACTTTTATATATCTGATTGTTATATTATTTGCTGTATTTTCAGTGTATGTGATATTGATTATTTGATAACCCAATGATGAATTTACTCTTATATTTTTTAATCTAGACCATGTATTTGACATAGATTGGAATGAAATTTCACCAGAGGCGTTGTAAAAGTAAGTTATATTTATTGAAGC
Encoded here:
- a CDS encoding DUF87 domain-containing protein, with the translated sequence MLNKSGNLIWYYDLGSPVRAVYIENITKDDGKEVVCGGDDLKISVLNSSGNLKWSYTLGNVINTIAVGEVDSENEGNEIVLGAGNSIYILNSSGGLIYTKPIGNTIKSVSIGDVTSSEGNEIVFGTQNGTVYVMTSLGDIEWEYSIGSTIYSVAIGDTTSDPGNEIAVGSSDGKIYQLSSSGSFIWSYSTGDEVQGVSIGDVSPDELNETIGVSISKNLYVLNFNYYPTNVSIDIGGDGDYEWSYSQEKLRSYANATNLSIGAGIQEYLNSCESKSCDLPILFHSDAGGDLEIASINITYFYNASGEISFQSMSNTWSRLKNIRVNSSLGYQIINITYTENTANNITIRYIKVEDESNNLCDFNDSSYQITTLNGFKVCNISESSYNLSSVGSLPPPQRFWYDSMSISTPAYINTTGGHVNGTGVWIKNMTIYTVDETTFINITANATLDESYVTSDEMLLVDWYENGIYHDITPSTGSDDCDTENPTYTKLTIDSDNFYVCKKDTNGNGIFDFFKWVQPHSSSREYKIQGSSNYPPDLKNIQVNSTSSIWGSAFNFSVDVGDFEKDNVTISLLIYFQRNDSWVRIGTKNVSTNGSVWFESPSDYTWVGRNIYKFEYRDFNNTTGEPLHIWQNTSSREFNVTKHQVEIEYISGHNSNVNRTGSNYTSFVIRVNDISIESYVGGGVNCSFWVTKDGITFYLVNKTTTNSTGHCNITFDPDPTFKAGQQKWIGGVDEDELYQSTNSSEFNVKVHVPISISFHPSIKGSNITRLTTTYVMGGMYDENNELVQVSGYDCIFYINDTEVPGNPYQTNSSGYCYYPWITSCSNSTGVYSINVSLSGTLYDYYYIVDSNDNTSVILKDRLNITITYPANNTIFYKDGILSLNSTVKDLCGYPSQDEYNIGWYMEKYGTCPSSNPFVTGGNTTWNIESNCDPGLKIVTANASGEMYFQGKDYLRILVYGWAIVNVTSPIAGNITNRGGPTYTNLVCMVRDNSTTSGISNYPVSFFDGSNFLGTNRTNSTGYATFRWNITSVTDGNHTIRCNITNNSTLYYNVSVNESESWMIIREEDLEPPSFSGVHATSVEPGMNVTIEANVTDWFGVSHVWVNITYPNSTNITYYLLNTSTNTLSGSWNATIVNVSSGMYDYVIYANDTSGLVNNTTGWFDVYPKIFFWGSTKNNDLDKKNLTVKFTFYRVGTSKTLEVLNHSSSPEIYNFSVFKTNADILVQVLNHQILFRNVNITSSLLNQFGENATNITNPLLFDNVSVNDVTLQPTTKNPLIALAIDSNLVFDNSTITLNFTNEVNKYPDLSKPALRIYRCSNWEFENRTGCYGSWEQLTSYVNITSNTISANISSLSAFVVAEDCPTCGGSQGGTGGGGAGGGGGGGGSSSRCGNGICELGENVYNCPKDCGNPEPPFSADTNLTEAEIEIGSSSIYGLWIRNKHSTNISVSIYTSGQAFYLVSLEQKQVELGLNEERLIPIYVYVPSSTDPGSYLGEIVLTGAGYTKRIPIKIIVPSPGGLYLDVVVESLTKRVTPNSTAVFHILVYNLGIRKANITINYLIKETETGNVIFNESEEKTIEASLPILKSVYIRPETKPGDYSFQVEIQFRGQKISSADSLKVVKPFLTRDKMKILVIFSILAFLIILGYYSRKIYKRWKSSKLRYIFPVDPKSLPKGELWIGEIAETNEKATLEMNEIRTHILTAGATGSGKSVSAMIIVEELLEKKIPVVVFDPTAQWTGFVRPCKDDDLLKFYGKFGMKISDAKSYKGMIYEVTDPNAKIDFKKYMNPGEITIFTLNKLKPGEYDQAVETIVNTIFEQRWEESTKLQMVIVLDEVHRLLEKYGGRGGYVALERACREFRKWGIGLIMISQVLSDFKEAIKGNVLTEIQLHTKSLEDLQRIEQKFGEEYAKKVTKLEVGVGMIQNPKYNKGKPYFVSFRPTYHSPHKIPEQDLEMYKEYERMIKEIEERIEKLSKEGKNVFDLTVELKLAKDKLKKGMFRMAKIYIDSLTKSLNSGGSDSKK